A part of Streptomyces sp. NBC_01451 genomic DNA contains:
- a CDS encoding 2-hydroxyacid dehydrogenase: MTADVWLPIPPEEIEGLPEGPGYLFWNGDDDYPGDPADCAFYVVPYMKPVEVCVRPLPEMTRVQVLQTLSAGVDNIQPGLGRLHPGVRLCNARGVHEASTGELALALILASLRGIPDFVRAQDKGEWRGGFRPALADKSALIVGYGSIGAAIEDRLAPFELARVARVARSERTTARGPVHPLTELPALLPEADIVILATPLTDQTRGLVNADFLARMKDGALLVNVARGPVVDTKALLSELESGRLTAALDVTDPEPLPPGHPLWQAPGVLISPHVGGPTSAFRPRAERLLADQLSRFMNQEPLRNVILTTGAVDA; encoded by the coding sequence ATGACTGCTGACGTGTGGCTCCCCATCCCGCCGGAGGAGATCGAGGGCCTCCCCGAAGGGCCCGGCTACCTTTTCTGGAACGGCGACGACGACTACCCCGGGGACCCGGCCGACTGCGCGTTCTACGTCGTGCCGTACATGAAGCCCGTCGAGGTCTGTGTACGTCCCCTGCCGGAGATGACCCGCGTCCAGGTGCTTCAGACGCTGTCGGCGGGCGTCGACAACATCCAGCCCGGGCTCGGGCGGCTGCACCCGGGCGTGCGGCTGTGCAACGCGCGCGGTGTGCACGAGGCGAGCACCGGTGAGCTGGCCCTCGCCCTGATCCTGGCCTCGCTGCGCGGCATCCCCGACTTCGTGCGGGCACAGGACAAGGGGGAGTGGCGGGGCGGCTTCCGGCCGGCGCTCGCCGACAAGAGCGCCCTCATCGTCGGCTACGGATCGATCGGCGCCGCGATCGAGGACCGGCTCGCGCCCTTCGAGCTCGCGCGGGTGGCGCGCGTCGCGCGCTCTGAGCGCACCACGGCGCGCGGACCGGTGCACCCGCTCACCGAACTGCCCGCCCTGCTGCCCGAAGCCGACATCGTGATCCTCGCCACACCCCTCACCGATCAGACAAGAGGGCTGGTGAACGCCGATTTCCTGGCCCGGATGAAGGACGGCGCACTGCTCGTGAACGTGGCCCGCGGGCCCGTCGTCGACACCAAGGCGCTGCTCTCCGAGCTGGAATCCGGGCGTCTGACGGCCGCCCTCGACGTCACCGATCCGGAGCCGCTGCCTCCGGGCCACCCCTTGTGGCAGGCACCCGGCGTGCTCATCAGCCCGCACGTCGGCGGCCCGACCTCCGCGTTCCGGCCGCGCGCCGAGAGGCTGCTGGCGGACCAGTTGAGCCGTTTCATGAACCAGGAGCCGTTGCGGAACGTGATCCTTACGACGGGGGCGGTCGACGCATAG